In the genome of Candidatus Zymogenus saltonus, the window ACCGCTCCTCCTCCTGGCGATAAACTCCCCCTTCCTCTTCGGCTACGCAAAGCCGGTTCCGGTCAACTTCTTTCGCCTCAAGAACCCGAAAAGGGATATGATTTTCGTGGCGGCGGCCGGCCCTGCGTCGAACTTCATGATCGCAATCATCGCGGCAATTTTTTTAAGGGCGATATTTATTTTTTATCCCGCCGTTGATCTCGGCTCCCAGGTAGGATTCCCCCAGTCACTCATAACGACCGGGGTCACGATACTCCTCTACACGTATATCCTCTCGGTGGTCCTGGGAATATTCAATCTGACGCCGGTGCCCCCCTTGGACGGCGGGAGGATCGTTGTCGGGCTTTTGCCGGACAAGGCGGCGGAGAACTACTCCCGCGTCGAGCCGTTCGGGATTTTCATAGTGATCGGGCTCCTGTTCCTGACGCCCCTCAACAAGGTCTTCGGGATTGCAATTTTTTTAATCTCGTATATCATGCTGGGCGGTGAGATTGCGAGCAAGCTGTTGGGTCTAGGGGGATAAATATATGGCAGAGGAATTCTGGGAGGGAGAGACATACAGGGTAAGGCTCGAGATATTCGAGGGGCCCCTTGACCTCCTCCTCTACCTTGTAAAGAAAAACGAGTACGACATCTTCGACATCCCCATCCACGAGATCACCCAGCAGTACATTGAGCACCTGGAGCTGATGAAGGTATTGAACCTCGACGTGGCCGGAGACTATTTGGTCATGGCCTCGACCCTGGCGCACATCAAGTCGAAGATGCTCCTCCCGCCCCTGCCGTCCGAAGACGAAGAGGAGGA includes:
- a CDS encoding site-2 protease family protein, which gives rise to MGFDILEIIRKALLWVIPIFVAVVFHEVAHGYAALKLGDTTARDSGRLTLNPIPHIDPMGTVIIPLLLLAINSPFLFGYAKPVPVNFFRLKNPKRDMIFVAAAGPASNFMIAIIAAIFLRAIFIFYPAVDLGSQVGFPQSLITTGVTILLYTYILSVVLGIFNLTPVPPLDGGRIVVGLLPDKAAENYSRVEPFGIFIVIGLLFLTPLNKVFGIAIFLISYIMLGGEIASKLLGLGG